GAAGACGCTGAAAGTGCTTAGTTCGTCCATAAAGTTTTAGTATGTGACTTTGTTGGGAGATGCGCACGTCTGTCGACTCTGTTAGTGTAGTGTGGTCTTTGCTCTTGTTCAGCGCATTCTGTAATACTTTTGCGCCGAAAATGATGTGTAGGCTACATAACAGAAAGGGTTATTGATATTTTAAATGTCACTGATTTACAGGAAATCataaacatttcataaaaatgaaagaatacTTTGTTTCAAAATATAACGTGTGGTAACAGTCATCCTTTTAGTCAACCGCCTGCAACTCTTTTTCCGAATTAAACGTCTGAATGCGCCATACACTATATGACGAATTACAGTATTTCAATAGCggtgttgtgtttttaaaccGTACTCTATAAACGAAACACTTTCTATGTTTGTACAGAGGAAACATCATGTTGCTCCTGTTAGTGGGAATCGTCATCCTGCACATCGCAGCGCTCGTTCTGCTGTTCGTCTCCACTATTGTCAGCGTAAGTAAAGTTAtatcaaacatattttttaacaaaacattaaTATCATTATTacagaaatgaataaaagtGTGAATGTAATCCCCTTGTTAATCAGTGTTTTGTCTCCTCTGACAGGCATGGGTTGTTAACCCAGCCAGCAGCTCAGACCTCTGGATAAACTGCAACACTTTGAATGGAGTCACTAAATGTGACACTGCAAATACTGGAGGTACAGTAGGACCCCAATGCATCCAATGGGACACAACTGAATATGAATATTCGAAGTGcagtttaaaataacttttaacaCGAATGGTTACCAAATAGTGTGCATGCCTTTCTATAAAGGGTTAACGTGGTACCCTCGGTATGTTACACATCACAGAGGGCCTGAACTTGGCATGACTGTCAAATCCCCTCTGCCTGTTTTTTACACTTGGTAGTGGGTGTGCCCCATCTGCCTCACACCTCTATTCTGCCATCTAGGGTTGAGAACGCAAGCTCGCACTTTTAACCCACAGCAGATCCCTCTTCATGCAGACTGTATAAATAGTCTGGCTGCCGGGACCGAGCTCGGGCCCCTTGTTTGGGAGTAGAGAGTGTTGTAGAAAGGTTTGAGATCGTATGGGGTAGGGCGAGCATTTCAAGCAGCTTGGATGTAGACTGATCTGTGCGCGCTCGAGTGACGGTGTAGCATCAGGTCACGTTGAGCCGAACGCCGTGTGATTCGAGTCACACCCATGCCAGTGACACGACTGTTAACAAAACCAAGAATGCAGCCAGTTTAACAGAGAGTCTCGAAGATGTGTATCATTGCAAACACGTGACCGAGATTCTGTTACAGTACAAACTTGTTTTGTTGCTATTTTTGACTTGTGGTGCATGGCATAAAAATGATATACAGTAGAAATACAAAAAGGATACGCTTTCTTATGCATAGCATTTAAGAAGTTAAAGGTAATAACGATTTTAAAGTCCTTGACGCTGATGCTTAGCACTTTTACAGAATTGGCTGTTCTTGAAGGGTGGAGATGATGTCATAGTTTTAGAGCAAGAACCGCCTCTCTGTGCAGTTTGGTAATGGAGGCACGACCCAAATTCTTTGCTGTGTTAGTCGGTTGGCGTAGCAGctatgatgtgttgtgtttgtttaggGCGTGGCATGGTGTGGTGCGGTGCAGGGGTGGGCACAGAGGGCTTTTCTGTCCTGCCCTCCTGTGCTTGCGGAGTCTCTGCTGCGGAGCTAGAAAAAGGGCCGTTTTTCTTGAAATGTTTACAGTTGTTGCGTAgtacgttttatttttaatgtacacTCTTATAATATACAGATTTGTCTTTAAAGTGTTTCAGAtgggggatagttcacccaaaaatgaaaattctttcatcattcgtCTCACCCTTTCTTCTGCTAaacatgaaagaagatatttagaagaacgttggtaaccggaTAACATTggtttccattgtatggacgcaaattacagaggcatttctcaaaTTGTCTTTATTTGTGTACCACCTAGaaatagtcatatacaggttttcaatgacatgagggtataaatgatgacaacatttttatttttgggtgaactatctccaCTACTGTAAACAGGTGTTGCTACAGTAGAGGTTTTGGAGTCAGCCCGTAAGcacatttgacattttcacaCTTGCATGCCAGCGTACTAACAAACCACATTGAAGTGTGCTTTACAGTGGTGGTCTCTGTGAACTCTGTTATAGTTCAGACCTTTTCCAATGTTGCCTGCTCTCACTCCAAGCAACTAAACCGAGTGAATAAACAACCTAAGATAACCTAAATGATTCAACTCTGAGAGTGATAAGGAACATTCTGGCATGAAATCTTCATTCTGATATGAGAAGATGTCTCTCAAATAAGCCTGGGATTTTATCATCTGCTAAAAGCCACATACATCACACCCAGGGCCACATGGACATACACCCTCATAATGCAAACACGAAGCGTTCATCCCTGAAATACATCACTGGTCTTGATATCCTCATAGGACGCGGGACTCAAATACTCTTGTTGTCAAGCACAAAGCAGTGCTTATAGCCACACCTAATTTTAGGAAACTACAAATGTCAATGCAGTACGGGAAGGAAAAGACTGTCTGTTTACTACATGTGAGGATAGATAAACCTAGGCAGATTATATTTTTAGGATGATAGATTACAGCAGTTTAACAGggatttgtttctatttttacttCATTGTTGAGAGATACAGTAAAAGTTAATTGTACCATTTGTATGGTGGGTGTGGTAGGCCCACACTCAGCAGCCCAAAATAATATTAATGGATGTGTGCTAGAATAGTCTCCTCACATggtgaaatgtgaaaaaaacaacaaatggcATTTCCACAACTGTTTCCATTCTGAAACGTTTACAAGCACAAGCCATTTGAGTTATTTTGCCCTTTTAGGGATGCATGTTTGAGCTTCACAGTTTTATTGGTAATGGGATCCTTGTTAAGATTTtggaacatttatatttatattgccAATGTTTTCATGCCAATATACAAATGAAGACAGTGTTTGCCAACATGTTTATTCACCTATCTATCGGATTTTAGGATTTGTTTGCACATTACAAAGGTAATATTGCATAGCTCTTACGCAAATGGAAGATATCCATGAATCAAAAAATAAGACAAGAAGGTCTGACTCTTTGAATTAGAATAAAGTCAGATTCGGATTTAGGCTGGAATAAAGTCTGATTCtggcaaaaataataaataaatacataaaaataagacTGACACTCTGAATTAAAGTCTGATTTGGTTTTAGGCTGGTGTAAAGTCTGATTCtgggaaaatataaaaaaatttaagACTAAGGGGCTGACTCTCTGAATTAAGGCTACTTTAGGATGAAATAAAGTTCTCTCTCGGAGAgtttagcatggtagtgtacatgacatataaatgtatttggtcttggcggaatagatctAACGGCTAGACGTTGCTTTTGCCTGCAAATTACAGTCAGATTCACCTCGCGCTTAGAAAATAACTGACGCTATAGTAATGCTGACTTGCAAGGATTTACGCCCATACGCGATAGTTGAGATCAATGTTTTGGAGCCGAGATACGCAATGGTGACACGCAAGGAGAGTTTCAGTTACCAGCATATATACTTAAATGTGGATTCCATGTCTGCAAAACTAGCATTTTAATCTAAGTACTAACTAATCGATATCGAATCGAAGCCATATAAATAAGAATCGAATCGCCAATTTGGTCGCGAAACCCAGCCCTACTATGCAATAGGCTTTAGTAGTCTGGTTTTGTGTAAAGCTGGAATAGAGGACTTGGTTCTTCTTTAGGCTTGAGTAGGATCTCTGGTTTTATTGTCTAGCGTGAAGCATCCGATTCTCCTGGAGTGGTTTGACACTTTCAGTGGCTATAAGGGGAGAGGCAGACACAGCTGAACATgagatgaaagagagagaggtagaAACCTGATGCTACAGGAATGACCCTCAGATAAGAAATAGACACGTTGGACGATCCACGCATTCCACTTATTTCTGCTCGGGCACATAGACGAGGCAGAGACTTAGATAAGCTTAGTATAATCACAGTAAAACGGTCTCATATGTTTTGGAGGAACAGCAGGAACGCATTCTCCTTTATTGAAGAATATTGCTGAAATTGGATTATTTGACAGTCTGTTGTCCATTACACTGAATTTGTCACCCTAGCATACAGATGGCATGCATATGGAACATTCCAGGACACAATGCATGCTACACATTAAACTAAAACATCTGCCCGTGCCTTTCCTCATCGGTCCCAAACTCATACAAGCCAGTACCACAGTACACTATTGACTTTAGATGCAAGACGGATGTCCAACAGGCTACATTTTTGTCCATGGAATCAATGCGCAAACGTTTCCTGGAATGCCGGAAATACTAATGCAAACAAAGACTTTCTCCTGTTCACACTTGTAAAAGGTTGTAAAGACTATAAATCAGGAATAATTATGACAAGCGGCAGGCTTTTAAAGCCATCAAATGCAGGTAGCATGGAGTTAATGGTACTGCCGTTTTGTTTTGGTCTTGGGCCATCAAGAGAGAATCAATATCAGGTACCGGTATCCTGCTAAGAGCTTTTAGGAACAGAATCCTCATTACGTGATAGTTCGATGCATTAAGGGTTCCTGGCAGGCTGAGAGCTCGTGGATTCTCTTGTGACTTGTATATCCATAAAAGTACTATCAAAGCTTTGAATGCAAACTCTTGACAAGAATTACAAACCGATATTCTTTGTCTGATTTTTGCTGACACGTCCGAGCTGTCAAcatcaataataaatatatccGAGTTGCACTGCAAATGATCAGGTACAGTCAGaagttgtactgtatgtgatagAGCAGTTATCTATTGGGAATAGCAGATGAGCTATATAAGCATAAAGcattaaaccatttaaaatgaGCAGCTCATTTGCTTCTAGAACAAGCATTTGTCTATAGAGCTCAAACTCCCTTAAGTGGTTTCTGGAACAAGTGAATGCCCTAATGTGTTGAAATGCTTTCTGTCTATATTGCAGTTTGGATTCAGGCGGTCCAAGCCCTCATGATCCTGTCCATCATCTTCAGCATCCTGTCTCTGTTCCTGTTTTTCTGCCAGCTTTTCACGCTTAAGAAGGGCGGGCGCTTCTTCCTCACTGGAGCCTTCCAGATCTTGGCTAGTGAGTATCATGATATGAGCAGGAGGTTTATCAGTTTGGTTGTTTGCAGATGGTAATGATGTTGACATAAAATGCTCACATGCTCAGTGCTCATTGGtagaaattaaatattaattgcattaaatttTCATGgcactaaaaatgtaaaattgatgggttgtttttaacccatggttgggtcaaatatgaaaggttgggtttgtccctttttgacccaaccatgggttgaaaacaaccaagcatttttttaagagtgtataaaaataaaatgatttttaggATTAGTAATTTGACGTTAAagtaacattttttacaaaatagcTACACTGTCAGAAAACAATAAGGTTATTTTTAAAGGTACCGTTTAATGTTTTGTACGCCTAACATGTAACCgtacaattttttacagtgtgcaaaACGCTAAAAATAAggactgtcaaacgattaatcgcaattaataaAAGAGACAATCCTGAGAAATGTAGCAGAATTAAACACACTTAGTTGTCAGTTGAAACATTAACTTGGCACCTCCTTAagaattgtaataaaaaattgtgaaactaaattgtaaaaaaaatataaaactaaaactaaatactACAAGTTTgtgtataaaaaaaaaaaatatatgtaaaatgaaaatatatattaaaaatataaaaacataaacatacatgtatatgttttaaatgtttattgatttttatattttatatttatatacatacgTGTATACATAttctaaatgtttattcatttttatattttgtatttttcttaaatgtatgcatgtaagtgcatgtttttatgaattcaaaattaatatgcacagtacacagacatatat
This genomic window from Triplophysa rosa linkage group LG18, Trosa_1v2, whole genome shotgun sequence contains:
- the pmp22b gene encoding peripheral myelin protein 22b, with the translated sequence MLLLLVGIVILHIAALVLLFVSTIVSAWVVNPASSSDLWINCNTLNGVTKCDTANTGVWIQAVQALMILSIIFSILSLFLFFCQLFTLKKGGRFFLTGAFQILASLFVMCGAIIYTVMNSNWVHPSLFYGYSYILAWVAFPLAFISGLIYVILRKRE